In a genomic window of Phragmites australis chromosome 14, lpPhrAust1.1, whole genome shotgun sequence:
- the LOC133891114 gene encoding protein PELPK1-like: protein MLARTDPSRYLCWIRTHTCNKRITHAPSNMVSKNTKTLVFLAALLLACAGTTSSAARHLEEAAPEEHPAVPELPVPEHELPPLPKVELPPKPELPPFPEVHLPPKTELPPIPKAELPPKPEMPGVPEFHFPELKTKP, encoded by the coding sequence ATGCTGGCACGAACGGATCCATCCCGATACTTGTGCTGGATCCGAACACATACATGCAACAAAAGAATCACGCACGCACCAAGCAACATGGTTTCCAAGAACACCAAGACACTCGTCTTCCTCGCGGCGCTGCTGCTCGCGTGCGCCGGCACGACTAGCAGCGCGGCGAGACACCTCGAGGAGGCGGCGCCTGAGGAGCACCCGGCCGTGCCGGAGCTGCCAGTGCCAGAGCACGAGCTGCCGCCGCTGCCCAAGGTCGAGCTGCCACCGAAGCCGGAGCTGCCCCCGTTCCCAGAAGTGCACCTGCCGCCGAAGACTGAGCTGCCTCCGATCCCCAAGGCGGAGCTGCCCCCCAAGCCCGAGATGCCCGGCGTCCCCGAGTTCCACTTCCCGGAGCTCAAGACGAAGCCGTGA